Proteins from a single region of Acanthochromis polyacanthus isolate Apoly-LR-REF ecotype Palm Island chromosome 11, KAUST_Apoly_ChrSc, whole genome shotgun sequence:
- the LOC110947741 gene encoding glutathione S-transferase A-like isoform X5 — translation MAKDMTLLWGSGSPPCWRIQIILEEKQLQGYNQKQFSFEKMEHKSQEVLDMNPRGQLPAFKCGNHILNESFAACLFLENQYKSQGTKLIPDSPDAQALMYQRMFEVFTLVEKMLAVIAYNFWVPEGERHDSAIQRNREALTAELKLWEGYLKKTDCCLAGKEFTLADVLVFPFIAYMFHYGLSSERYPAVAKYYNSLKDRPSIKATWPPSWITFIDQDALKAI, via the exons ATGGCCAAGGACATGACTCTGCTGTGGGGCTCCGGCTCTCCTCCCTGTTGGAGGATCCAGATCATACTGGaagagaagcagctgcagggcTACAACCAAAAGCAGTTCTCCTTTGAGAAAATGGAGCACAAGTCCCAGGAAGTCCTGGACATGAACCCCAGAGGTCAG CTTCCTGCCTTCAAATGTGGCAACCATATCCTGAATGAGTCCTTTGCCGCCTGCCTTTTCCTGGAG AACCAGTACAAGTCCCAGGGAACCAAGCTGATTCCCGATTCCCCAGATGCACAAGCACTGATGTACCAGCGCATGTTTGAAGTTTTCACACTCGTCGAGAAAATGT TGGCTGTTATCGCCTACAACTTCTGGGTCCCAGAGGGGGAGAGACACGACTCTGCTATTCAGAGAAACAGGGAGGCTCTGACAGCTGAGCTCAAGCTGTGGGAGGGATATCTGAAAAAAACG GACTGTTGCCTGGCTGGAAAAGAATTCACACTGGCTGATGTGCTTGTTTTTCCATTCATTGCTTATATGTTCCATTATGG gTTAAGCAGTGAGCGTTACCCTGCAGTAGCAAAATACTACAACTCTCTGAAGGACAGACCCAGCATCAAAGCCACCTGGCCTCCAAGCTGGATTACATTCATCGACCAGGATGCGCTGAAAGCCATCTGA